The genomic DNA ACCGTAGGTGATGTCGGCGTGCAGCGCGTTGAACAGTTCAGGCACGGCACCGCGCGGGAACTCAATATCCACCACCGGGCCGGTGATACGGACTACGCGGCCCGCGGTCTTTTCTGCAGTAGCAGTCATTCTCTCTTCGCTTTCCTACGAGGCTTTCGTCTTTGGTCCGGCTAGCGCGCGTCGGCCAGCGCGTTCGCGCCGCCCACGATCTCGCTGATTTCCTGGGTGATCTGCGCCTGACGTTCGCGGTTGGCCGCCAGCGTGAGTGCCTTGATCAGATCGTCGGCGTTGTCGGTGGCCGACTTCATGGCGCGCCGGCGCGAAGCCGACTCCGAGGCCGCCGCCTCCAGCAGCGCCGCGTACACGCGGGTGGCTATATAACGAGGGAGTAGCGCATCAAAAAGATCCTCGGCATTCGGCTCGAACGAGTAGAGCGTGTGCGGACCGGTTTCCACCTCACCGACGTACTCGACGACCAGCGGCGCAATCCGATGCGCCACGGCGGTCTGCGAGAGCATCGACCGGAACTCGGTAGAGACGATGTGCAGTTCGTCGACGCCCAGAATGCCGTCGGCCCCCGCATCATCGCCGTCATCGTCAGCGCCGGACATGAACGCCGTCACCAGGGTGTCGGCGATCTCCTTGGCGTTGGTGTACTCCGGACGCTCCGAGAAGCCGGTCCAGGACTCGACGACGGTGCGCTGACGGAAGCTGTAGTAGCCCAAGGCCTTTCGGCCGACGACGTAGAGCACCGGGGTCTTGCCCTCGTCCCGCAGCAGCGAGAACAGTTCTTCGGCCCGGCGCAGCACGTTGGCGTTGTAACCGCCGCAGAGACCGCGGTCCGAGGACACCACGAGCACACCGGCCCGTTTGGGGTTCTCCCGCTGAACGAGCAACGGGTGATCCAGGGCGCTGGCACCCGCAAGCTCGGTGAGCATGTTGGTGATCTCGGTGGAGTAGGGCCGGGCCGCATCAACCCGGGCCTGTGCCTTGGCGATCCGCGATGTGGCGATCAGCTCCTGTGCCTTCGTGATCTTCTTGATCGACGAGGCGGAGCGGATGCGCCCGCGAAGCTCGCGAAGTGTGGCTGCCATTGGTTACCTAGGCCTTCTTCGGTGCCGGCTTGCGAACCTTGACCGATTCCTTCTCCAGGTCCGCGGGGTCGAGTGCGTCGGCATCGGCCTCCTTCACGACCACGGAGCTGCCGTCGGTGGCGGCGAAGCCCTTCTTGAACTCGTTGATGACCGAGACCAACTTCTCCTCGTTCTCCTCGGAGAGCTTCTTGGTCTCCTTGATGCCCTTGAGGATGTCGGAGTGGCTGGCCTTGACATGCTCCAGCAGCTCGTCGACGAAGCGCGTGACGTCCTCGGCCGGAACCGAATCCAGGTGACCCTGGGTACCGAGGAAGATCGAGACGACCTGATCCTCGACCGCCAGCGGGCTGTACTGCGCCTGCTTGAGCAGCTCGACCAGGCGGACACCACGGTCCAGCTGAGCCTTGGAGGCCGCGTCCAGATCCGAGGCGAAGGCCGCGAAGGCCTCCAGCTCGCGGTACTGCGACAGATCCAAGCGGAGACTTCCTGCTACTTCCTTCATCGCCTTGATCTGAGCGGCGCCACCGACGCGGGACACCGACACACCGACGTTGACGGCCGGTCGCACACCCTGGTTGAACAGGTCGGACTCCAGGAAGCACTGACCGTCGGTGATCGAGATGACGTTGGTCGGGATGAACGCCGAGATGTCGTTGGCCTTGGTCTCGATGATCGGCAGACCCGTCATCGAACCACCACCGAGTTCATCGGACAGCTTGGCGCAACGCTCCAGCAGCCGGGAGTGAAGGTAGAAGACGTCGCCGGGGAATGCCTCGCGGCCCGGCGGGCGGCGCAGCAACAGCGAGATGGCGCGGTAGGCGTCGGCCTGCTTGGAGAGGTCGTCGAAGACGATCAGCACATGCTTGCCGTCGTACATCCAGTGCTGGCCGATGGCCGAGCCGGTGTACGGCGCCAGCCACTTGAAGCCGGCCGGATCGGAGGCGGGGGCCGCGACGATGGTGGTGTACTCCATCGCGCCGCCCTCTTCCAGCGCCCGCTTCACGCTGGCGATGGTGGTGCCCTTCTGGCCGATGGCGACGTACACGCAGCGCACCTGCTGCTTGGGGTCGCCGGTCTCCCAGGCCTCACGCTGGTTGAGGATGGTGTCGACGCAGACCGCGGTCTTGCCGGTCTTGCGGTCACCGATGATCAGCTGGCGCTGGCCACGGCCGATCGGGGTCATGGCGTCGATGGCCTTGATACCGGTCTGCAGCGGCTCGGACACGCCCTGGCGCTGCACCACCGACGGGGCCTGCAGCTCGAGTGCGCGCCGGGTCTCGGACTCGATGTCGCCCTGGCCGTCGATCGGCTGACCGAGCGGGTTGACGACGCGACCGAGGAACGCGTCGCCGACCGGCACCGAGAGCACCTCGCCGGTGCGCTTGACCTGCTGGCCCTCTTCGATCTTCTCGAACTCACCCAGGATGACGGCGCCGACGCTGTGCTCGTCGAGGTTGAGCGCCACACCCAACACACCGCCCGGGAACTCGAGGAGCTCCTGGGTCATGACCGAGGGCAGGCCCTCGACGTGAGCGATGCCGTCGCCGGCGTCGACGACGGTGCCGATCTCTTCACGCTCGGTGTCGGCGGAAAACGAGGATACGTAGTCCTCGATGGCACCTTCGATATCAGCAGCCGAGATTGTCAACTCTGCCATGGTTTTTCGTCTTCCTACCTTGTTCTTGGGTGGTTCGTGGTTCGGGTTAGTCCGGCAGCTGGCTGGCCGCTGCGGCCAATCGGGACGAGATCGAGCCGTCGATCACTTCGTCACCGACGGTGATCGACAGGCCACCGAGCAGTTCCGGGTCGACATGCAACTGCACTGACACCGGGTGTCCGTAGATGCGGGTGAGCACCTCCGACAGCCGGGTCCGCTGGGCATCGGTCAGGTCAGCCGCGGCGGTCACGTGAGCGACCACTTCACCGCGACGGGCGACTGCGAGCTCGGCCAGGTCAATGACGGCCTCGTCGGCACGCTCACCGCGCAGCAGTCCCACAGTCTGGGCCAGCAGCGCCGCTGCCGTCCCGTTTCCACTCGCGTTACCGCCGAGAACCTTGTCCAGCAAGGCGACTCGACCGTCAACCGGGGTGGTGTAGTCACTCAGCAAGGCCGAGAGTTTGGGCTCGGCGTCGAGCAGGCGACCGAACCGGAACAGTTGGTCCTCCACTTCGTCCACCTCACCGGCGGTCTCGGCGCGCTTGAGCAGGGCCAGACGTGCGGTGTGTTCAATGGCGTCGACCAGGTTCGATTCGGTCGACCAGCGCTGCGAGACGGCAGTCCGCAGCACGTCCAGTGTGGTGTTGCCGACCTTGCCAGACAGCAGACGGTCGACCAGTTCGGCCTTGGCGGCAGTCTCGTCGGCCGGCTGGGCCAGGTGCCGGTTCAGCGTCGACTCCGACAGCAGCAGCTTGGCGACCGAGGTCAGCTCCTCAGCCAGCGTGGTCAGCCCATCGGCGTCCAGACCGCCCGCGACAGAGTCGAACTTTCCAACCACGGCAGCCAGCGACTCGCGACTCGCCGCACGCAGCTTCGCCGTGGCGGCGGTGTCGATCACCACTGCCGACGGCGCCATCTGGTCGAGCTCGGCGAGAAACCGGTCGACCGTGGCGGCCTGCGCGGCCGGGTCGGCGACATGTGCCCGCACCAGAGCGTCGGCCTTGGCCACCGACTCTGATCCGAGACCAGTCCGCAGCTGACGGATGAGCTGCTGGCGCATCAGCTGTACCTGCTGAACACCCTGCGCCTTGATCCGCTCGGCATCCGTGCCGGCCTGCTCGGCCAGCTGAGCGGCGATCCGCTCGGAGTCATGCGAGGCCTCGTCGGTCACCTTGGTCGATTCAGCCTTGGCGTCCGCGAGTGCCTTGGCGTGCATCTCATCGGCATCGGCGAGCTTCTTCGCCGCATCCGCACTCTCGGCGAGCGCGACCCGCACGGCATCCTGCTGCTTCTGCATCAGGCTCCGCACCGGCGGCACCACCCACTTGATGATGATGTAGGCGATGACGGCAAAGCCGATCAGCTGCCCGATAAATATCGACATCTACTGCGTCCCACCTGATTTCACGTCGATGCCCAAAATTCGGTCGGCCAGGATCTGCGAGAGCCCGTCCACCGACGACTCCAGACCCGACCGCACTCCGGCACCCTGGGCAGCAAGCTGCTCATCGGCCTGGCTCACGGCTTCGGCCACTTCGGTGTTGGCTTCGGCACGCTTGGCATCGACCACTTCGCGGCCCGCTGCGCGGGCCTCGTCACGGATTGCAGATGCCTGGGTACGCGCCCCGGCCATCGCCTCGTCATAGTCGGCCTGTGCCGCGGCCACCTGTTCGGCTGACTTCCGATTGTCGGCGGTGGTCTTGGCCAGCATCGCTTCGCGCTCTGCCAGCACCTTGCCGACCGGTGGCACAACCCATTTCGCGATCACACCGAGCGTGATCAGGAAAATGATCAGCACGGCGAAGAAGGTGCCGTTGGGAACCAGGAAGTTGCTCTGGCCCCCACCGCCTTCTTCCGCTGCCTGGCTTGCAGCCAGGATCGTTGCGCTCAGTTCACCCATGCTGATGGACTACTGCAGGCCCGGAGTGGCGAAGACGAACAGCGCCATGAAGGCCAGGTTGATGAAGTACGCGGCCTCCACCAGACCGACGGTGATGAAGAACGGGGTGAAGAGCCGGCCCTGGGCCTCGGGCTGCCGGGCGATGCCGGAGATCAGCGCGTTACCCGCGATACCGTCACCGATACCAGCGCCGATGGCGCCGCCACCCATGATCAAACCGCCACCGATCAGCGCGCCGGCCGTGATGAGGGCGTTGGGGTCGAGTTCCATTCCTTTTATCCTCCTTGATAACTGGTGGCTGTGCCGCCAGAGGTTCGTGTTGTGCAGTTGTAGAGATTTAGTGGATCAGCTCAGTGCGCATGGCCGTCTTCGTGGTCCAGCTCCATCGACTGGCTGAAGTACAGGATCGTCAACAGCGAGAAGATGAATGCCTGGATCAGGCCGACGAACAGGTCGAAGGTCTTCCAGATCGCGTTCGGCGCCCACTGGATGTACCAGGGGAACATCGCGATCAGCGCAACCAGGATGCCGCCGGCGAAGATGTTGCCGAAAAGTCGGAGGGCCAGCGAGATCGGCTTGGCGATCTCTTCGACGATGTTGATCGGCGCCAGGAACGCGACGTGGCCCTTGATCACCTTGACCGGGTGCCCGATGATGCCACGACGCCAGATACCGGCGGCGTGGTAGGCGAGGAACACGAACAGGGCCAGGGCCAGCACGAAGTTGATGTCGGAGGCCGGCGGCTTGTACCACTCGGCGGCGGCGCCGTCCGCTCCTCCGTACTGCAGCGGCAGCACCGCCAGCCAGTTGGAGATCAGGATGAAGACGAAGATCGTCACCGACAGCGGCAGCACGAAGGGGGCGACCTTCATACCGATCGAGCCCTCGATCTGCTGACGCATCTGGATGGTCAACGCCTCCCAGAACAGCTGCACACCGCCCGGCACGCCGGTCGAGGTGACCTTGGCCCGCAGGACGAACGCCAGGGCGATCACGATCACCGCGGTGACCGCGGTGGCCAGGATGGTGTCACCGTTGAACGTCATCCCGAACAGCTCGAACACCATCGTGTGGTGGCCGACGTGGATGGCGGCGCCACCCTCTTCGGCAGCGAGCACGGTCGTCGTCTGAGTCATATAGGTCAGCTCAACCCTTCGATTCCGTATCCAAGACATCCAGGCCGTTAGAGCGGATCTTCCGCAGCACGGGGATGCTGGTGCTCATCACCAGCAGGGCCTGGAAAATCGCCAACCCGAACAGCACCGCGATGCCGCTGGGCTTGAAGACAAACGCGATGGCGAGTGCGATCGCGGTGATGATCAGCAGCCGCGTCGCGGAGTTCACGGCCATTTTCTTCTTGAGCGGGTGGTCCTCGGCCGTGATCGATTCGACGGCGCGACGCACCAGCAAGGCGTTGACCAAACCGAGGACCAGGCCGACACCGAAGAAGACTCCGAAGAAGATGTGCCCGGTGAATCCGGCGGCCAATACGGCCAGCGCGGTCAGTACTACGCAAACAATCAGGAGACGCAGCGGCCGGAAGGCCACCGATGGGAACACCAACGGCGCGTTCTGCGCTGGTGTCGTCACCGCTTCACCCCAATCCCGCCGTTACGGAAAGCTGTCCCCTCGGATGCGCCGGCGACGTATACCGCCTGGCAAAACCCTGTGCGTGCCCGACGAGAATATCGGAGGGCAACGGGCGGGCTGAAATCACCCACGGGGTAGCTCCCTTTGTCGGTCGTTGATCGGCACCTGACGGTTCGTCGAACCGATGGGCCGGGCCGGCAACCCGCGAGGTTTTTCGGGTTCTGGCAGCACGGTACCACATGGTAGGCACCCTAAAACGGGGCCTACTACTTTTTGTCGTACTCCCCTTCGTGCTCGTCGGCGGACCCTTCATTTCCGCGTTGCAACAGCGGTATCAGCGTCACCACGATCGCCACCAGAATGGCCGCCGCGACCACCGCTCCGGTGTAGCGCGGATCGAAGAAAATGGTCGCCGCAGCACCGAAGGCGATAATGCCAACCCATAGGTAGATCAGCAGGACCGCTCGGCGATGTGAGTGCCCGATCTGCAGCAGCCGATGGTGCAGATGCATCTTGTCGGGGCTGAGCGGACTCCGGCCGGCCCGGGTCCGCCGCACGATGGCCAGCAACGTATCCAGGGCAGGCACCAGCATCACGGCGATCACCAGTAGGAACGGCGACATCAGCGCGAAAACGTCGCGGGCACCGTAGGCGTTCTGCGAGATCGGCCCGGCGGCCGTGGTCGACGCCGCACCCAACATCAGGCCGATCAGCATCGAACCGGAGTCGCCCATGAAGATCTTGGCCCGGTGAAAATTGTGCGGCAGGAAGCCCAGACAGGCGCCGGCCAGAACCACCGAGATCACCGCGGGCGGGTAGAACAGCACGTCGCCACCGTGATCGCGCAACAGCCCGACCGAGAAGATGCAGATCGCCAGCGCCGTGATCAGCCCCAGGCCGGCGGCCAGACCGTCCAGCCCATCGACGAAGTTCATCGCGTTGACGATCGACACCGTCAGCGCGAGCGTCAACAGGATCGACGACACCTGGTCGAGCACGATGGTGCCCACTCCCCCGATCGGGATGTAGAGCACGCTCCAGGCCACACCCATGGTGACCAGCACGCTGGCCGCGGTGATCTGCCCGGCGAACTTGGTCAGGGCGTCCAGGCCCCAACGGTCGTCGATCAACCCGATGGCCATGATCAGCCCGCCCGCCACCACCACTGCCGGCATACCGGTGGAGTAGACGAAACCCCGGGTGAGTGCGGGCAGTTGGGAGGCCAGCAGCACCGCAGCGGCCACCCCGATGTACATCGCCAACCCGCCCATCCGCGGTATCGGTTGTACGTGGACATCACGTTCGCGCGGATAGGCGACGGCTCCGATCCGGATGGCGAGCACGCGCACCCAGCCGGTGGCGAAATACGTGATGATGGCGGCGGTCAGCCCGACAAGCGCGAGTTCACGCAGCGGAACACCGGCGCCCCGGTCCGACAGAGCGAGAAGCCCGGAATTGACCGCGGGAAGCACTGCGTCACCGGCCGACATCACCGATGAACCGTACTGCAGCAAGCTGAGATCACTCCGTAGGTGTTGTTGTGAGCGTGGACGTTTCCACGCCCACGACCCTGGCGATGTCCGCCGCGCTGATCGGGCCGGTCCGCAGGATGCGGGGGTGGACGCCGGTGAGGTCGACGATCGTGGACGCGGCCTGTTGTTCGGCCGGCCCACCGTCGAGATAGACCTCGACCTTGTCGCCGAGTTGCTCGTGGGCCGCAGCTGCGGTCGTCGCGGCCGGCTGGCCCGAGACGTTCGCACTGGACTGGGCCATCGGGCCGACTTCCCGCAGCAGCTCGATGGCCACCGGGTGCATCGGCATCCGGAGCATGACGCTGCCGTTGGCGTCCCCTAGGTCCCACTGCAGTGACGGCGCTTGTGTGACCACCAAGCTCAGCGCACCCGGCCAGAATGCGCGGATCAATTCGCGAGCAGCCGGCGGCACCGAATAGACCAGACCGTCGATGGTGTTCCACGAACCGACGAACACACCGACCGGCATGTTGCGGCCACGCCCCTTGGCGGCGAGCAGACTGCCGACGGCCTCCCGATCGAAGGCATCCGCCCCGATCCCGTAGACGGTGTCGGTCGGCATCACCACCAGCCGGCCGCCCTTGACCGCGCTGATCGCCGAGGCGATACCGGTCGCACGCTGCTCGGCATCGGTGCAATCGAAGATGGTCATGTCGGCTCCCCGGTCGGTGCGCGCATCAATTCAGCTTCTCCCAATCCGGGTCGCCGTCACAAAGCGGGGTCGTCCGGCCAGGTCACGGCGTGCGGTGACCTCGGTGAAGTGCCCGTCACGGACGAAGGCCCCGGCCGACAGCTCGGAGGTGGTGTCGTCGTGCTCGACGGCGCAGGACGCACCGGCGCGCAACCACCGGGCGGCGAGGGTGACGATCGGCCGGATCACCGACATGCCGTCGGGTCCGCCGAACAACGCAGGCGCGGGATCATGTTCGGCCACTTCGGGTTCCAGGACCGCGGCCTCGGGGATGTACGGCGGATTGGACACCAGCAGGTCCACCTGGTCATCGAGTTCGGGCAGCAGACCGGGCGTGGTGACATCGGCGGCCAGGACCTCGACGCGCGTCCCCGCGGCGTTGCGGCGCGCGAACTCCAGGGCCGCGGGTGAGTTCTCGACGGCCAGCACGCGCGCATCGGGCCACTGCGCAGCCAGCGCCAGCGCCAGCGCACCCGAGCCCGTGCAGAGATCGACGATCAGTGGTTGATGCGAAGGACGTTGGCCTGGACCTGTTTTCAAGGCCCACTCGAGCAGCGCCTCGGTCTCCGGCCGCGGTATGAACACACCGGGACCGACCGTGAGCGTCAGCGGACCGAACGGTGCGGTGCCGGTCAGATGTTGCAGGGGAATCCGGCGGGACCGGGCGGCGACGAGTTCGTCGTAGGTCTGTTCGAACTGCTCACCGGCGTCGTCGAGAAACGCCAGTCGCCCACGATCGACACCCGCCACGTGCGCGGCCAGCAGCTCGGCGTCGATGCGCGGGGAGGCGACGCCGGCGGCGGCCAGCCGTGCCGTTGCGGCCTCGATCGCCTGCCGCACGGGGGTCATGACCTCGCCGGTGTGGCGGCTGAGGTCTCCTGCTGTAGCCGGGCCTGCTTGTCAGCGGCGCCCAGCGCGTCGAGCAGCGCGTCCATGTCTCCGTCGAGCACCTGGTCGAGGTTGTGCGCCTTGAAGTTGATGCGGTGATCCGCGATCCGGTTCTCGGGGAAGTTGTAGGTGCGGATCCGTTCGCTGCGGTCGACGGTGCGGATCTGGCTGGCTCGGTCGGCCGATGCGTCGGCCGACGCCTGCTCCTCGGCCAGGGCCTGCAGCCGAGCGGCGAGCACCACCATGGCCCTGGCCTTGTTCTGCAGCTGAGAACGCTCGTTCTGGCAGGTCACGACGATGCCGGTGGGCAAGTGCGTGATGCGAACCGCCGAGTCGGTGGTGTTGACTCCCTGGCCGCCCTTGCCTGAACTGCGGTAGACGTCGATGCGCAGGTCGGATTCGTCGATCTGCACCTGCTCGACGTCGTCTGGTTCGGGGTATACGAGCACCCCAGCCGCCGACGTATGCACGCGACCCTGCGATTCGGTGACCGGCACGCGCTGCACGCGGTGGACACCACCCTCGAACTTCATCCGCGACCACACGCCGTCGGCAGAATCGCCCTTGCCGGCGATGGTGATGGTGGCGTCCTTGTATCCGCCAAGGTCTGACCAGGTCTCGTCGAGCACGGTGACGGTCCAGCCGTGGCGCTCGGCGTACCGGATGTACATGCGGGCCAGATCGGCAGCGAACAGCGCCGATTCCTCCCCACCTTCCCCGGACTTGACCTCGAGCACGATGTCATCGGCATCGTGGGGATCCCGCGGGGCCAGCTGATCGGTGAGTTGCGCATCAAGTTCGGCGACCTTGGCGGTCAGCTCGTCCACCTCGTCAGCGA from Mycobacterium sp. DL440 includes the following:
- the atpA gene encoding F0F1 ATP synthase subunit alpha, which encodes MAELTISAADIEGAIEDYVSSFSADTEREEIGTVVDAGDGIAHVEGLPSVMTQELLEFPGGVLGVALNLDEHSVGAVILGEFEKIEEGQQVKRTGEVLSVPVGDAFLGRVVNPLGQPIDGQGDIESETRRALELQAPSVVQRQGVSEPLQTGIKAIDAMTPIGRGQRQLIIGDRKTGKTAVCVDTILNQREAWETGDPKQQVRCVYVAIGQKGTTIASVKRALEEGGAMEYTTIVAAPASDPAGFKWLAPYTGSAIGQHWMYDGKHVLIVFDDLSKQADAYRAISLLLRRPPGREAFPGDVFYLHSRLLERCAKLSDELGGGSMTGLPIIETKANDISAFIPTNVISITDGQCFLESDLFNQGVRPAVNVGVSVSRVGGAAQIKAMKEVAGSLRLDLSQYRELEAFAAFASDLDAASKAQLDRGVRLVELLKQAQYSPLAVEDQVVSIFLGTQGHLDSVPAEDVTRFVDELLEHVKASHSDILKGIKETKKLSEENEEKLVSVINEFKKGFAATDGSSVVVKEADADALDPADLEKESVKVRKPAPKKA
- a CDS encoding ATP synthase subunit I, coding for MTTPAQNAPLVFPSVAFRPLRLLIVCVVLTALAVLAAGFTGHIFFGVFFGVGLVLGLVNALLVRRAVESITAEDHPLKKKMAVNSATRLLIITAIALAIAFVFKPSGIAVLFGLAIFQALLVMSTSIPVLRKIRSNGLDVLDTESKG
- a CDS encoding F0F1 ATP synthase subunit B; the encoded protein is MGELSATILAASQAAEEGGGGQSNFLVPNGTFFAVLIIFLITLGVIAKWVVPPVGKVLAEREAMLAKTTADNRKSAEQVAAAQADYDEAMAGARTQASAIRDEARAAGREVVDAKRAEANTEVAEAVSQADEQLAAQGAGVRSGLESSVDGLSQILADRILGIDVKSGGTQ
- the prmC gene encoding peptide chain release factor N(5)-glutamine methyltransferase, which encodes MTPVRQAIEAATARLAAAGVASPRIDAELLAAHVAGVDRGRLAFLDDAGEQFEQTYDELVAARSRRIPLQHLTGTAPFGPLTLTVGPGVFIPRPETEALLEWALKTGPGQRPSHQPLIVDLCTGSGALALALAAQWPDARVLAVENSPAALEFARRNAAGTRVEVLAADVTTPGLLPELDDQVDLLVSNPPYIPEAAVLEPEVAEHDPAPALFGGPDGMSVIRPIVTLAARWLRAGASCAVEHDDTTSELSAGAFVRDGHFTEVTARRDLAGRPRFVTATRIGRS
- a CDS encoding F0F1 ATP synthase subunit gamma; protein product: MAATLRELRGRIRSASSIKKITKAQELIATSRIAKAQARVDAARPYSTEITNMLTELAGASALDHPLLVQRENPKRAGVLVVSSDRGLCGGYNANVLRRAEELFSLLRDEGKTPVLYVVGRKALGYYSFRQRTVVESWTGFSERPEYTNAKEIADTLVTAFMSGADDDGDDAGADGILGVDELHIVSTEFRSMLSQTAVAHRIAPLVVEYVGEVETGPHTLYSFEPNAEDLFDALLPRYIATRVYAALLEAAASESASRRRAMKSATDNADDLIKALTLAANRERQAQITQEISEIVGGANALADAR
- a CDS encoding glycosyltransferase family 4 protein, producing the protein MQYGSSVMSAGDAVLPAVNSGLLALSDRGAGVPLRELALVGLTAAIITYFATGWVRVLAIRIGAVAYPRERDVHVQPIPRMGGLAMYIGVAAAVLLASQLPALTRGFVYSTGMPAVVVAGGLIMAIGLIDDRWGLDALTKFAGQITAASVLVTMGVAWSVLYIPIGGVGTIVLDQVSSILLTLALTVSIVNAMNFVDGLDGLAAGLGLITALAICIFSVGLLRDHGGDVLFYPPAVISVVLAGACLGFLPHNFHRAKIFMGDSGSMLIGLMLGAASTTAAGPISQNAYGARDVFALMSPFLLVIAVMLVPALDTLLAIVRRTRAGRSPLSPDKMHLHHRLLQIGHSHRRAVLLIYLWVGIIAFGAAATIFFDPRYTGAVVAAAILVAIVVTLIPLLQRGNEGSADEHEGEYDKK
- a CDS encoding F0F1 ATP synthase subunit B/delta yields the protein MSIFIGQLIGFAVIAYIIIKWVVPPVRSLMQKQQDAVRVALAESADAAKKLADADEMHAKALADAKAESTKVTDEASHDSERIAAQLAEQAGTDAERIKAQGVQQVQLMRQQLIRQLRTGLGSESVAKADALVRAHVADPAAQAATVDRFLAELDQMAPSAVVIDTAATAKLRAASRESLAAVVGKFDSVAGGLDADGLTTLAEELTSVAKLLLSESTLNRHLAQPADETAAKAELVDRLLSGKVGNTTLDVLRTAVSQRWSTESNLVDAIEHTARLALLKRAETAGEVDEVEDQLFRFGRLLDAEPKLSALLSDYTTPVDGRVALLDKVLGGNASGNGTAAALLAQTVGLLRGERADEAVIDLAELAVARRGEVVAHVTAAADLTDAQRTRLSEVLTRIYGHPVSVQLHVDPELLGGLSITVGDEVIDGSISSRLAAAASQLPD
- the atpB gene encoding F0F1 ATP synthase subunit A, which encodes MTQTTTVLAAEEGGAAIHVGHHTMVFELFGMTFNGDTILATAVTAVIVIALAFVLRAKVTSTGVPGGVQLFWEALTIQMRQQIEGSIGMKVAPFVLPLSVTIFVFILISNWLAVLPLQYGGADGAAAEWYKPPASDINFVLALALFVFLAYHAAGIWRRGIIGHPVKVIKGHVAFLAPINIVEEIAKPISLALRLFGNIFAGGILVALIAMFPWYIQWAPNAIWKTFDLFVGLIQAFIFSLLTILYFSQSMELDHEDGHAH
- the prfA gene encoding peptide chain release factor 1; amino-acid sequence: MTDIAPAIEALLAEHADLERQLADPNLHADASAARKVGRRFAQISPVVGTYRKLEAARGDLEAARELAADDASFADEVDELTAKVAELDAQLTDQLAPRDPHDADDIVLEVKSGEGGEESALFAADLARMYIRYAERHGWTVTVLDETWSDLGGYKDATITIAGKGDSADGVWSRMKFEGGVHRVQRVPVTESQGRVHTSAAGVLVYPEPDDVEQVQIDESDLRIDVYRSSGKGGQGVNTTDSAVRITHLPTGIVVTCQNERSQLQNKARAMVVLAARLQALAEEQASADASADRASQIRTVDRSERIRTYNFPENRIADHRINFKAHNLDQVLDGDMDALLDALGAADKQARLQQETSAATPARS
- a CDS encoding F0F1 ATP synthase subunit C — translated: MELDPNALITAGALIGGGLIMGGGAIGAGIGDGIAGNALISGIARQPEAQGRLFTPFFITVGLVEAAYFINLAFMALFVFATPGLQ
- a CDS encoding L-threonylcarbamoyladenylate synthase, which encodes MTIFDCTDAEQRATGIASAISAVKGGRLVVMPTDTVYGIGADAFDREAVGSLLAAKGRGRNMPVGVFVGSWNTIDGLVYSVPPAARELIRAFWPGALSLVVTQAPSLQWDLGDANGSVMLRMPMHPVAIELLREVGPMAQSSANVSGQPAATTAAAAHEQLGDKVEVYLDGGPAEQQAASTIVDLTGVHPRILRTGPISAADIARVVGVETSTLTTTPTE